The Aggregatilinea lenta genome includes a region encoding these proteins:
- a CDS encoding 4Fe-4S dicluster domain-containing protein gives MAHEITAPHYGFLIDASLCIDCRTCMVSCSVENNVSMDTTRIWIEETGVTGTFPDLKRYTVPYHCMHCVDPSCASACTVGALHRNEEGIVTYDKDICIGCRYCMYACPFEVPNYEWEATLPLVVKCDMCAARLDEGQQPACATTCPTGAIRFGLYEDMLAEAHRMINENPGKYVNHVYGEEENGGTATLYISPVPFEELGFPIAGTSSPAYSNRLVTEGTPLVAGAMLVGLSGAYLTIKHLKEEAAAERREAEHAHAGEDHE, from the coding sequence ATGGCTCACGAAATCACCGCGCCGCATTATGGCTTTCTGATCGACGCTTCGCTGTGCATCGACTGCCGTACCTGCATGGTGTCGTGCAGCGTGGAAAACAACGTGTCGATGGACACGACGCGCATCTGGATCGAAGAGACGGGCGTCACGGGGACCTTCCCCGACCTCAAGCGCTATACTGTGCCCTATCACTGCATGCACTGCGTGGACCCCTCGTGCGCGTCGGCGTGCACGGTGGGCGCGCTGCACCGCAACGAGGAAGGCATCGTCACCTACGACAAAGATATCTGCATCGGCTGCCGCTACTGCATGTACGCGTGCCCGTTCGAAGTGCCCAACTATGAGTGGGAAGCGACGCTGCCGCTGGTGGTGAAGTGCGATATGTGCGCCGCCCGCCTGGACGAAGGCCAGCAGCCCGCCTGCGCCACGACGTGCCCCACCGGGGCGATCCGCTTCGGGCTGTACGAGGATATGCTGGCCGAAGCGCACCGCATGATTAACGAGAATCCCGGCAAGTACGTGAATCACGTCTACGGCGAGGAAGAAAACGGCGGCACGGCGACGCTCTATATCTCGCCCGTGCCATTCGAGGAACTGGGCTTCCCCATCGCGGGCACGTCGTCCCCGGCCTACTCGAACCGGCTGGTGACGGAAGGCACGCCGCTGGTCGCCGGGGCGATGCTCGTCGGGCTGTCCGGCGCGTACCTGACCATCAAACATCTGAAGGAAGAGGCCGCCGCGGAGCGCCGCGAGGCTGAGCACGCGCACGCCGGGGAGGACCACGAATGA
- the nrfD gene encoding NrfD/PsrC family molybdoenzyme membrane anchor subunit, giving the protein MILRRVIAELRAMPKFIYVLAAIAAFGIGVGLYRMAVGLGPTTNLTDESPWGIWISFDLATVALSGGAFTLAALVYVFQFDSLHAAVRPTVLAGLLGYSSVLVILLFDLGRWDRFYNVFLHPNFSSALLEVSWCIAAYSTILIYEFSPVLLQNSRLKWLLPTIKKYLIPLVIVGVTLSTMHQSSLGTLFVIMSPRVHPLWYSMLLPVFFLVSSLAAGISMVIAGATVSYWLFGRSLKIKTLSQLSWFLPWILGFYLVLKFGELIIANELDLLTEGGRYTALFWTELIIGAAIPIMLFAMKQVRTSRAASLFGASLVLGGVILNRFDVTWFGMKASGASYTPHWMEVALLVGVLSGVVLVYSLIARYFPVYEETYAVERAAKAAPAPALDGARPAEA; this is encoded by the coding sequence ATGATTTTACGACGAGTGATTGCCGAACTGCGCGCCATGCCCAAGTTCATCTACGTGCTGGCCGCGATTGCCGCCTTCGGGATCGGCGTGGGCCTGTACCGTATGGCGGTGGGCCTGGGGCCGACCACCAACCTGACGGACGAGTCACCCTGGGGGATCTGGATCAGCTTCGACCTGGCGACGGTGGCGCTGTCGGGCGGGGCGTTTACGCTGGCCGCGCTGGTGTACGTTTTCCAGTTCGACAGCCTGCATGCCGCCGTGCGTCCGACCGTGCTGGCCGGGCTGCTCGGCTACAGCTCCGTGCTGGTGATTTTGCTTTTCGACCTGGGGCGCTGGGACCGCTTCTATAACGTGTTCCTGCACCCGAACTTCAGCTCGGCGCTGCTGGAAGTGAGCTGGTGTATCGCCGCCTACTCGACGATCCTGATCTACGAGTTCAGCCCGGTGCTGCTGCAAAACTCGCGGCTGAAGTGGCTGCTGCCGACGATCAAGAAGTACCTGATCCCGCTGGTGATCGTGGGCGTGACGCTCTCGACCATGCACCAGTCGTCGCTCGGCACGCTGTTCGTGATCATGTCGCCGCGCGTGCACCCGCTGTGGTACTCGATGCTGCTGCCGGTGTTCTTCCTGGTCAGCTCGCTGGCGGCGGGGATCTCGATGGTCATCGCCGGTGCGACGGTCAGCTACTGGCTGTTCGGACGCAGCCTGAAGATCAAGACGCTCTCGCAGTTGAGCTGGTTCCTGCCGTGGATCCTGGGCTTTTACCTCGTGCTGAAGTTCGGTGAGCTGATCATCGCCAACGAACTCGATCTGCTGACCGAGGGCGGGCGCTATACGGCACTGTTCTGGACGGAACTGATCATCGGCGCGGCAATCCCGATCATGCTGTTCGCCATGAAGCAGGTGCGCACCAGCCGTGCGGCGTCGTTGTTCGGGGCGTCGCTGGTGCTGGGCGGCGTGATCCTGAACCGCTTCGACGTGACGTGGTTCGGCATGAAGGCCAGCGGGGCGAGCTATACGCCGCACTGGATGGAAGTCGCGCTGCTGGTGGGTGTGCTGTCCGGCGTGGTGCTGGTATACAGCCTGATCGCGCGGTACTTCCCGGTGTATGAAGAGACGTATGCCGTGGAACGCGCCGCGAAGGCCGCGCCTGCGCCCGCCCTCGACGGCGCGCGCCCGGCGGAAGCGTGA
- a CDS encoding cytochrome b N-terminal domain-containing protein: MRPNFFHHLHPPTIPAQQSRWRYTLGAGGTAIFLVLVLGITGALEMFYYVPTPDEAALSVQTLTYHVALGGLVRGVHYWAAQLLLVVATVHLVRVVMTGAYAPPRRFNHLLGLILFVALILLDFTGYVLRWDQGVQWALVVGTNLIKSIPGVGETLYRVTVGGARPGPATLTRFYAWHIFGLGLVAIFFMGWHIFKVRRNGGIAVPPPTLRPDPARITRYELVRREVLAMLITGVVLLVLAAFVPAPIAVPIADVTAPSADARAPWFFLWVQHMLGWGDPFVWGVAVPLIVLIVLAAIPYVLARPAEAELGRWFPRSGRIAQGMLGAIALGVVVLTVLGWLSGE, translated from the coding sequence ATGCGTCCAAACTTCTTTCACCATCTACACCCGCCGACGATTCCCGCCCAGCAGTCCCGGTGGCGTTACACGCTGGGTGCGGGCGGCACGGCGATCTTCCTGGTGCTGGTGCTGGGCATCACGGGCGCGCTGGAAATGTTCTACTACGTGCCGACGCCGGACGAAGCCGCGCTCTCGGTGCAGACGCTGACGTATCACGTGGCGCTCGGGGGGCTGGTGCGCGGCGTGCATTACTGGGCGGCGCAGCTTTTGCTGGTCGTGGCGACGGTGCACCTCGTGCGCGTCGTGATGACCGGGGCCTACGCACCCCCGCGCCGCTTTAACCACCTGCTGGGCCTGATCCTGTTCGTGGCGCTGATCCTGCTGGACTTCACCGGCTACGTGCTGCGCTGGGATCAAGGTGTGCAGTGGGCGCTGGTGGTCGGCACGAACCTGATCAAGTCGATCCCCGGCGTGGGCGAGACGCTGTACCGCGTGACCGTTGGCGGAGCGCGGCCCGGTCCCGCCACGCTCACCCGCTTTTATGCGTGGCACATCTTCGGGCTGGGGCTGGTGGCGATCTTTTTCATGGGCTGGCACATCTTCAAGGTGCGGCGCAACGGCGGCATTGCGGTCCCGCCGCCGACGCTGCGTCCCGATCCGGCGCGCATCACGCGCTACGAGCTGGTGCGGCGCGAAGTGCTCGCCATGCTGATTACTGGCGTGGTGCTGCTCGTGCTGGCGGCGTTTGTGCCCGCGCCCATCGCCGTGCCGATCGCGGATGTCACCGCGCCTTCCGCCGACGCGCGCGCGCCGTGGTTCTTCCTGTGGGTGCAGCACATGCTGGGCTGGGGCGATCCGTTCGTATGGGGCGTCGCCGTGCCGCTGATCGTGCTGATCGTGCTGGCCGCGATTCCGTACGTGCTGGCGCGTCCCGCTGAGGCGGAACTGGGGCGGTGGTTCCCGCGCTCCGGGCGGATCGCGCAGGGGATGCTGGGCGCGATTGCGCTGGGCGTCGTCGTGCTGACTGTGCTCGGCTGGCTGAGTGGAGAGTAA
- a CDS encoding multiheme c-type cytochrome — translation MTIRRTIALASLLFLAALLAAWWSDDRRTDPVGLTPSLTGQVEYCTTCHADLPEISPSHPVETFGCVICHGGERLALDADLAHSTLRGGANPSDLAVVEQSCGGAECHSGSPDDDSDHIQRVMTSVQATYTGAIASIRYTFGAQPDLTAHAGVYAVADEVITSETGLFAIDAFDPAAETNPFVQAFGERCLTCHLSADPPEGDAYARLTGCAACHTPGIEGMENGQVHRLTTAIPYTQCNTCHNRGNYDLRAMEFVERTDTPTDRLHDYYQPIAEFTQCEYTLDCIDCHTRVESMGDGDIHSNQAEIEYVQCKTCHGTPDELPLTHTITGEDDLALKLAFLNPVTDLRVGDTILVTEQGEPLWNTRVMPDGTYTLVGKATGQTFTFNPVMGTACQQDPANQLSASCHACHAVER, via the coding sequence ATGACCATACGCCGCACCATCGCCCTTGCGTCGCTCCTGTTTTTAGCCGCGCTGCTGGCCGCGTGGTGGTCCGACGACCGCCGCACGGACCCGGTCGGGCTGACGCCCTCGCTGACCGGGCAGGTCGAGTACTGCACCACCTGCCACGCGGATCTGCCGGAGATCAGCCCGTCGCATCCGGTCGAGACGTTCGGCTGCGTGATCTGTCACGGCGGGGAGCGGCTGGCGCTGGATGCGGATCTGGCGCACAGCACCTTGCGCGGCGGCGCGAACCCATCCGATCTGGCGGTGGTCGAGCAGTCGTGCGGCGGCGCGGAATGTCACAGCGGCAGCCCTGATGACGACAGCGACCACATCCAACGCGTGATGACCAGCGTGCAGGCGACCTATACCGGGGCGATTGCCAGCATCCGCTATACGTTCGGCGCGCAGCCCGACCTCACCGCGCACGCCGGGGTCTATGCCGTCGCGGATGAGGTGATCACCAGCGAAACGGGCCTCTTCGCCATCGACGCGTTCGATCCGGCAGCGGAGACGAACCCGTTCGTGCAGGCGTTTGGGGAACGCTGCCTGACGTGCCACCTCAGCGCCGATCCGCCGGAGGGCGACGCCTACGCCCGGCTGACCGGCTGCGCGGCGTGCCACACGCCGGGTATTGAGGGCATGGAGAACGGTCAGGTCCACCGCCTGACGACCGCGATCCCCTATACGCAGTGCAACACCTGCCACAACCGGGGCAACTACGACCTGCGCGCGATGGAGTTCGTCGAGCGGACCGACACGCCGACCGACCGCCTGCACGATTATTACCAGCCGATCGCGGAGTTCACGCAGTGCGAGTACACGCTGGACTGCATCGACTGCCACACGCGTGTGGAATCGATGGGCGACGGCGACATTCACTCTAATCAGGCAGAGATCGAATACGTGCAGTGCAAGACGTGCCACGGTACGCCCGACGAACTGCCGCTGACGCACACCATCACCGGCGAGGATGACCTCGCGCTGAAGCTGGCCTTTCTGAACCCCGTGACGGACTTGCGGGTGGGCGATACGATCCTGGTGACGGAGCAGGGCGAGCCGCTGTGGAATACGCGCGTGATGCCAGACGGCACGTATACGCTGGTGGGCAAGGCGACCGGGCAGACGTTCACCTTCAACCCGGTGATGGGCACGGCCTGCCAGCAGGACCCCGCCAATCAATTGTCCGCGTCATGCCACGCATGCCACGCGGTGGAGCGATAA
- a CDS encoding ubiquinol-cytochrome c reductase iron-sulfur subunit produces the protein MDEMPRRDFLKLVTNALLGVSGLLGLGGLVRYLDFEAEAPPPEVFELGAAADYPPGSSTVLPDVPAVLIHDEAGFRAMSLVCTHLGCTVEPNAAGDGYVCPCHGSRYDAAGAVRRGPASDALPALRAEVTGDSQLRLTLS, from the coding sequence ATGGACGAGATGCCGCGTCGTGACTTCTTGAAGCTGGTGACGAATGCGCTGTTGGGCGTCAGCGGCCTGTTGGGATTGGGCGGGCTGGTGCGCTACCTGGATTTTGAGGCGGAAGCACCCCCGCCGGAGGTGTTCGAGCTTGGCGCGGCGGCGGATTATCCGCCTGGCTCCTCGACCGTGCTGCCGGACGTGCCCGCCGTGCTGATCCATGACGAGGCGGGCTTCCGCGCGATGAGTCTGGTGTGCACGCACCTGGGCTGCACCGTCGAGCCGAATGCGGCGGGGGATGGCTACGTGTGCCCGTGCCACGGATCGCGCTACGACGCGGCGGGCGCGGTGCGTCGCGGCCCGGCATCCGATGCGCTGCCCGCGCTGCGCGCCGAGGTGACCGGCGACAGCCAACTGCGCCTCACCCTGAGTTAA
- a CDS encoding glycosyltransferase has protein sequence MASQSSTTERDDRRLVVVVIPTYDEKENIADLIADILSQQPKVEGFDLDVLVSDGHSKDGTQEIVTRIGAANPKVHLLDVRERGIGVGLYNGFVHAIDELGADVLIEIDADFQHNPSDIPALLAGIREGYDVVIGSRFVEGSVNKMPLHRRILSVGANLVIRTMLGLKRITEITTSYRAFTKEIFLKVDPETVPWGQEKSFIAVPVFLVRMIDAGASAKEIPMTMHPRVRGYSKMDFSRYIRDIFVFSIRSRLGLEKK, from the coding sequence GTGGCATCCCAAAGCTCAACCACTGAACGCGACGATCGGCGTCTGGTCGTCGTGGTGATTCCCACCTACGACGAAAAGGAAAACATCGCGGACCTCATCGCCGACATCTTGAGCCAGCAGCCCAAGGTCGAGGGTTTCGACCTGGATGTGCTGGTATCCGACGGTCACTCCAAGGACGGCACGCAGGAGATCGTCACCCGGATCGGCGCGGCGAACCCGAAGGTTCACCTGCTCGACGTGCGCGAGCGCGGCATCGGCGTCGGCCTGTACAACGGCTTCGTGCACGCCATCGACGAGTTGGGCGCGGACGTGCTGATCGAGATCGACGCGGACTTCCAGCACAATCCCTCGGACATCCCCGCGCTGCTGGCGGGCATCCGCGAGGGCTACGACGTGGTGATCGGCTCGCGCTTCGTGGAGGGCAGCGTCAACAAGATGCCGCTGCACCGCCGCATCCTCAGCGTGGGCGCGAATCTCGTCATCCGCACCATGCTCGGCCTGAAGCGCATCACCGAGATCACCACCTCCTACCGCGCGTTCACCAAAGAGATCTTCCTGAAGGTCGATCCCGAAACGGTCCCCTGGGGGCAGGAGAAGTCATTCATCGCCGTGCCCGTGTTCCTGGTGCGCATGATCGACGCCGGGGCCTCCGCCAAAGAGATCCCGATGACCATGCACCCCCGCGTGCGCGGCTACTCCAAGATGGATTTTTCGCGCTACATCCGCGACATCTTCGTGTTTTCGATCCGGTCGCGTCTGGGTCTTGAGAAGAAGTAG
- the htpG gene encoding molecular chaperone HtpG, whose product MAENQPFQAEIKQLLNILVHSLYKDREIFLREIVSNASDALNRVRFEMLTNEDVFDKEAELAIHITVDEANHTILISDSGIGMTADEIVDGLGVIARSGARAFLDQVGEGEATPTATEIIGQFGVGFYSVFMVAERVEVTSRSYRPDAEAVRWISSGDDGYTIEPAEKEHRGTDILIRLREDAAEFGTEWRLRDIIKRHSDYVNFPIYLGKVAAPAEEEPGEEQAEEVEERAPEPVNQQTALWRRSPDEIEQEAYNSFYSSLTLDFEPPRRVIHTRADAPLQFYALLYIPHSAERSMLTPRKEPGLKLYARKVLIDEYNTDLLPEYLWFVQGVVDSEDLPLNVSRETIQDNPLVGKLKNVLTRNVINEIKALAEQSPDDYTAFWHEFRAFLKHGAISDFANRDRLLPLLRFASSRDEKLITLDEYVESMAAEQKAIYYVVADNDAAAARSVHLDAFRARGIDVLYLTDTIDGLLVPSLMNYKGHDFVAVDTDDLNLDGVGSTPEDEPDEETVEADELDDLVSYITGRLGERVKSVRAGKLLSRGPVRLVTPAGTMDRHQERLYRMLDREVTDTARILEINPHHALIANLAERLHADRSDPVLERGVDMLYELALLADGIHPNPGVLASDLLDMLQLATRPTSAD is encoded by the coding sequence ATGGCAGAAAACCAACCATTTCAAGCTGAGATCAAACAGCTTCTCAATATTCTTGTGCATTCGCTCTACAAAGACCGCGAAATCTTCCTGCGCGAGATCGTCTCCAACGCCTCGGATGCACTCAACCGCGTGCGGTTCGAGATGCTCACCAACGAGGACGTGTTCGACAAGGAAGCCGAGCTGGCGATCCATATCACGGTCGATGAAGCGAACCACACGATCCTCATCAGCGATTCCGGCATCGGCATGACCGCCGACGAGATCGTGGACGGGCTGGGCGTCATCGCCCGCAGCGGCGCGCGCGCCTTCCTCGACCAGGTCGGCGAGGGCGAGGCCACCCCAACCGCGACCGAGATTATCGGGCAGTTCGGCGTCGGCTTTTACAGCGTGTTCATGGTGGCGGAGCGCGTGGAGGTCACGTCGCGCTCGTACCGGCCCGACGCCGAGGCCGTGCGCTGGATTTCGTCCGGCGACGACGGCTACACGATCGAACCGGCGGAGAAGGAACACCGGGGGACGGACATCCTGATCCGGCTGCGCGAGGACGCCGCCGAGTTCGGGACCGAGTGGCGGCTGCGCGACATCATTAAGCGCCACTCCGATTACGTGAACTTCCCGATCTACCTGGGCAAAGTCGCTGCGCCCGCCGAAGAAGAACCGGGCGAGGAACAGGCGGAAGAGGTCGAAGAACGCGCGCCGGAACCCGTCAACCAGCAGACCGCGCTGTGGCGCAGGTCGCCGGACGAGATCGAGCAGGAGGCGTACAACAGCTTCTATTCATCCCTGACGCTCGATTTCGAGCCGCCGCGCCGCGTGATCCACACCCGCGCCGACGCGCCGCTCCAGTTTTACGCCCTGCTCTACATCCCGCACAGCGCCGAGCGCTCGATGCTGACGCCGCGCAAGGAGCCGGGCCTCAAGCTCTACGCGCGCAAGGTGCTGATCGACGAGTACAACACCGACCTGCTGCCGGAATACCTGTGGTTCGTGCAGGGCGTAGTGGACAGCGAAGACCTGCCGCTCAACGTCAGCCGCGAGACGATCCAGGACAACCCGCTGGTCGGCAAGCTCAAAAACGTGCTCACGCGCAACGTGATCAACGAGATCAAGGCTCTGGCCGAGCAGTCGCCGGACGACTACACCGCGTTCTGGCACGAGTTCCGCGCCTTCCTCAAGCACGGCGCGATCTCCGACTTCGCCAACCGCGACCGCCTGCTGCCGCTGCTGCGCTTCGCGTCCAGCCGCGACGAGAAGCTCATCACGCTAGACGAGTACGTTGAGAGTATGGCCGCAGAGCAGAAGGCGATCTATTACGTCGTGGCGGATAACGACGCGGCGGCGGCGCGCAGTGTGCACCTCGACGCGTTCCGGGCACGCGGGATCGACGTGCTGTACCTGACGGACACCATCGACGGGCTGCTGGTCCCCAGCCTGATGAATTACAAGGGGCACGACTTCGTGGCGGTGGACACCGACGACCTCAACCTGGATGGCGTCGGCAGCACGCCGGAGGACGAGCCGGACGAAGAAACGGTCGAGGCGGACGAGCTGGACGACCTCGTGAGCTACATCACCGGGCGGCTGGGCGAGCGGGTGAAGTCGGTGCGGGCCGGCAAGCTGCTGTCGCGCGGGCCGGTGCGCCTCGTGACGCCCGCCGGGACGATGGACCGCCACCAGGAGCGGCTGTACCGCATGCTCGACCGCGAAGTGACCGACACGGCGCGCATTTTGGAGATCAACCCGCACCACGCGCTGATCGCGAACCTCGCAGAGCGACTGCACGCCGACCGCAGCGACCCGGTGCTGGAGCGCGGCGTGGACATGCTGTACGAACTGGCGCTGCTGGCGGACGGCATCCACCCCAACCCCGGCGTGCTGGCATCCGACCTGCTGGACATGCTTCAGCTTGCCACACGGCCCACGAGCGCAGATTAG
- a CDS encoding alpha/beta hydrolase family protein has product MAGHTHKWWTALFVLAMIVTSLSGAGPLLAQGGGEQDGDDAPFEVGNDLTVDALREMNIEGSDIVLEQQLANGVNYAQYIASYTSEGNKVYGLLTIPFGDPPEGGFKAIVFNHGYIPPDYYVTTERYVAYVATLANHGFVVFKIDLRGHGNSEGDPTGTYFSPAYTIDAIAAFKSLQKLDFIDPDGIGMWGHSMAGNLVLRAMEVEPGIKAGVIWAGAVYSYDDFVTYRISDPSRPANADESPSRRRSREIIETYGEPTSAEPFWQAVSLTEHIDYLESPLQIHHAVDDPVVNIGYSRDLVSVLQEHGKVYEFYEYEGGGHDIDSPYFNTAMERTIAFFQLYL; this is encoded by the coding sequence ATGGCTGGACACACGCACAAATGGTGGACGGCGCTGTTCGTCCTGGCGATGATCGTAACGAGTCTGTCGGGGGCCGGGCCGCTCCTGGCACAGGGCGGCGGAGAACAGGACGGCGACGACGCGCCGTTCGAGGTCGGCAACGACCTGACGGTGGACGCGCTGCGCGAAATGAACATCGAGGGCAGCGACATCGTGCTGGAGCAGCAGCTCGCCAACGGCGTGAACTACGCGCAGTACATCGCCAGTTACACGTCCGAGGGCAACAAAGTCTACGGCCTGTTGACTATCCCCTTTGGCGATCCGCCGGAGGGTGGCTTCAAAGCCATCGTCTTCAACCACGGCTACATCCCGCCGGACTACTACGTGACCACTGAGCGCTATGTGGCCTACGTCGCGACGCTGGCGAACCACGGCTTCGTGGTCTTCAAGATCGACCTGCGTGGGCACGGCAATTCGGAGGGTGACCCGACCGGCACGTACTTCTCCCCGGCCTACACCATCGACGCGATCGCCGCGTTCAAGAGCCTGCAAAAGCTGGACTTCATCGATCCCGACGGGATCGGGATGTGGGGGCACAGCATGGCGGGCAATCTCGTGCTTCGCGCGATGGAGGTCGAGCCGGGCATCAAGGCCGGGGTGATCTGGGCGGGCGCGGTCTACAGCTACGACGACTTCGTGACCTACCGCATCTCCGACCCCTCGCGGCCCGCCAACGCGGACGAGTCGCCCAGCCGCAGGCGGTCACGCGAGATCATCGAGACGTACGGCGAGCCAACCAGCGCCGAGCCATTCTGGCAGGCCGTGTCGCTCACCGAGCACATCGATTACCTGGAAAGTCCGCTGCAAATTCACCATGCCGTGGATGACCCGGTGGTCAACATCGGCTACTCGCGCGATCTGGTCAGCGTGCTGCAGGAACACGGCAAGGTGTACGAGTTCTACGAGTACGAGGGCGGCGGGCACGACATCGACTCGCCATATTTCAACACGGCGATGGAGCGCACCATCGCGTTCTTCCAACTGTATCTGTAA
- the cobT gene encoding nicotinate-nucleotide--dimethylbenzimidazole phosphoribosyltransferase: MNSVDLPVIPALDVKQQQSASARQAILTKPAGALGRLEDLSIRLAGMTGSLAWLPARRSVIVFAGDHGVVAQGVSAYPQVVTQQMVLNFLGGGAAINVLARQMNTHVLVVDAGVAGAFDAHPDLVDGKVAPGTADFSVGPAMTAAQAEQSIRLGLDVAQREIARGLDILAVGEMGIGNTTAASAIIAAITGESAATVTGRGTGIDDAQHAHKVAIIERALAANDPAGQDTLMKVGGFEIGAMAGAMIGAAAARIPVVIDGLISTSAALIAAQAAPGVEQFLIAGHRSLEPGHVAALRALGLEPLLDLNMRLGEGSGAVLSFPIVEAAMRTLQEMASFEDANVSGPAE, from the coding sequence ATAAACTCTGTGGATCTGCCCGTAATTCCCGCTCTTGATGTCAAGCAACAGCAAAGCGCCAGCGCCCGACAGGCCATTTTGACCAAACCCGCCGGAGCATTGGGCCGCCTGGAAGACCTGTCGATCCGGCTGGCCGGTATGACCGGCAGTCTGGCGTGGCTGCCTGCACGCCGCAGCGTGATCGTCTTCGCCGGGGACCACGGCGTCGTCGCGCAGGGAGTCAGCGCCTACCCGCAAGTGGTCACGCAGCAGATGGTGCTCAACTTTTTGGGCGGCGGCGCGGCGATCAACGTGCTCGCGCGCCAGATGAACACGCACGTGCTCGTCGTGGATGCGGGGGTCGCGGGCGCATTCGACGCGCATCCCGATCTCGTGGACGGCAAGGTTGCGCCCGGCACGGCGGACTTCAGCGTGGGTCCGGCGATGACTGCCGCCCAGGCCGAGCAGTCGATCCGGCTGGGGCTGGACGTGGCGCAGCGGGAGATCGCGCGCGGGCTGGATATTCTGGCCGTGGGCGAGATGGGCATCGGCAACACGACCGCCGCCAGCGCCATCATCGCGGCCATCACCGGCGAGTCTGCGGCGACTGTTACCGGGCGCGGCACGGGCATCGACGACGCGCAGCACGCCCACAAGGTCGCCATCATCGAGCGCGCGCTGGCCGCCAACGACCCCGCTGGACAGGACACGCTGATGAAGGTCGGCGGATTCGAGATCGGGGCGATGGCAGGCGCGATGATCGGCGCGGCGGCGGCGCGGATTCCGGTCGTCATCGACGGACTGATCAGCACCTCGGCGGCGCTCATTGCGGCACAGGCCGCGCCGGGCGTCGAGCAGTTCCTGATCGCGGGGCATCGCAGCCTGGAACCCGGCCACGTCGCGGCGCTGCGCGCGCTGGGCCTGGAGCCGCTGCTGGACCTGAACATGCGGCTGGGCGAAGGCAGCGGCGCGGTGCTGTCGTTCCCGATCGTCGAGGCGGCGATGCGCACGCTGCAGGAAATGGCGAGCTTCGAGGATGCCAACGTGAGTGGTCCGGCGGAGTAA
- a CDS encoding ABC transporter ATP-binding protein, protein MSGKPNQNVLVRVENLKKYFPIYQGMVMRKHVGNVKAVDDVSFEIYEGETLGLVGESGCGKTTVGRTLLQIYEPTAGKVYFEGQDITQLKPAEMRVMRRDIQMIFQDPYASLNPRMTVGNIISEPMMYHRVVPREQRDERVRELLEMVGLRPYFAKRYPHEFSGGQRQRIGIARSLAVEPRFIVCDEPISALDVSIQAQIVNLLEELQDSLGLTYLFIAHDLSMVRHISDRIAVMYLGKIVELTDRNELYRNPLHPYTRALLSAVPIPDPVIEEQREIIELEGDVPSPSNPPKGCNFNTRCPLAQPQCFEVEPPLIEVSAGHRAACHLVPPQSQAQPQLQADVAQTA, encoded by the coding sequence GTGTCGGGGAAGCCTAATCAGAACGTCCTGGTGAGAGTGGAAAACCTGAAGAAGTACTTCCCGATCTACCAGGGGATGGTCATGCGCAAGCACGTCGGCAACGTGAAAGCCGTCGACGACGTCAGCTTCGAGATCTACGAGGGCGAAACGCTGGGGCTGGTCGGCGAAAGCGGCTGCGGCAAGACCACCGTAGGCCGCACCCTGCTCCAGATCTACGAGCCGACCGCGGGCAAGGTTTACTTTGAGGGCCAGGACATCACGCAGCTTAAACCGGCTGAGATGCGCGTCATGCGGCGCGACATCCAGATGATCTTTCAGGACCCCTACGCCTCGCTGAACCCGCGCATGACCGTGGGCAACATCATCAGCGAGCCGATGATGTACCACCGCGTCGTCCCGCGCGAGCAGCGCGACGAGCGCGTGCGCGAGCTGCTGGAAATGGTCGGGCTGCGGCCCTACTTCGCCAAGCGCTACCCGCACGAGTTCTCCGGCGGGCAGCGCCAGCGCATCGGCATCGCGCGCTCGCTGGCCGTGGAGCCGCGCTTCATCGTGTGCGACGAGCCGATCTCCGCGCTGGACGTCTCGATCCAGGCGCAGATCGTGAACCTGCTCGAAGAACTGCAAGACTCGCTCGGCCTGACGTACCTGTTCATCGCGCACGACCTGAGCATGGTGCGGCACATCAGCGACCGCATTGCGGTGATGTACCTGGGCAAGATCGTGGAGCTAACCGACCGCAACGAGCTGTACAGAAACCCGCTGCATCCCTATACGCGGGCGCTGCTGTCGGCGGTGCCGATCCCGGACCCGGTCATCGAGGAACAGCGCGAGATCATCGAGCTGGAAGGCGACGTGCCCAGCCCCTCGAACCCACCCAAGGGCTGCAACTTCAACACGCGCTGCCCATTGGCGCAGCCGCAGTGCTTCGAGGTCGAGCCGCCGCTGATCGAGGTCAGCGCCGGTCACCGCGCCGCGTGCCACCTGGTCCCGCCCCAGTCGCAAGCGCAGCCCCAGCTACAGGCGGACGTCGCGCAGACGGCGTGA